The Pseudomonas allokribbensis genome has a window encoding:
- a CDS encoding MBL fold metallo-hydrolase, translating to MTAPSPALIRETFPVGPLQCNCTIIGDPVTKKAIVVDPGGNPDLIMARLDALGLKVVSIIHTHAHLDHFLASGQMKEKTGATLHLHKEDQFLWDNLEMQCQMFGVPYTPVPSPDRWLSDDEELACGCGVALHTPGHTPGSMSFWFSEAKLLIAGDTLFRRGVGRTDLWGGDQATIVRSIKQRLYTLDEDAIVVAGHGPDTRLGDEMRENPFVRA from the coding sequence ATGACTGCTCCCAGCCCTGCACTGATTCGCGAAACCTTCCCCGTCGGCCCGCTCCAGTGCAACTGCACGATCATCGGCGATCCGGTCACGAAAAAAGCCATTGTCGTCGACCCGGGCGGCAATCCCGATCTGATCATGGCGCGCCTCGATGCGCTGGGTCTGAAAGTGGTGAGCATCATCCACACCCATGCGCACCTTGATCACTTCCTGGCCTCCGGTCAGATGAAAGAGAAAACCGGCGCGACCCTGCACCTGCACAAGGAAGATCAGTTCCTGTGGGACAACCTCGAAATGCAATGCCAGATGTTCGGCGTGCCCTACACCCCGGTGCCGTCACCGGATCGCTGGCTGAGCGACGACGAGGAACTGGCCTGCGGCTGCGGCGTGGCACTGCACACGCCGGGACATACACCCGGTTCCATGAGCTTTTGGTTTTCCGAGGCTAAGCTGTTGATTGCCGGCGACACGTTGTTCCGGCGCGGAGTAGGGCGCACGGATTTGTGGGGCGGCGATCAGGCGACCATCGTGCGATCGATCAAGCAGCGGCTGTACACACTGGATGAAGACGCGATCGTTGTGGCCGGACATGGCCCGGACACGCGTCTGGGCGATGAAATGCGGGAAAATCCGTTCGTGCGCGCCTAA
- a CDS encoding M10 family metallopeptidase C-terminal domain-containing protein, translating to MPTPKTYSISFPATLTGNATVDSLISGTYWLGSNWGKGGTSLSYSFMAPGTSYFVTDYSPDNEYNALYELTPGQKAAVNYSLGTWAAVTNLNFSFTTDTLTNVGDLRFGGYRLMDNKTAAWAYFPANTPAGGDVWIGPQTGEATPLKGSYDVMTFIHEIGHALGLKHPFDASSTNKTLLDPSLDDVHFTVMSYSSNYSYQPTTPMVLDIIAIQSLYGVNTMWQTGDNVYKWAPDQSIFETIWDAGGNDTIDGSNQLASVKINLNEGAYSQIGKTFTDLNTQAAINDGLAIAYGAKIENAIGSAFDDVLIGNALNNTLNGMAGADSMTGGDGNDTYYVDNAGDTVVELANAGSGIDTVISSLSYTLGNNVENLTLVGTDNLTATGNALNNVLNGNSGNNFIDGGAGADFMAGGAGNDTYIVDNAGDVVSETSTVAGEIDTVRSSVNFILGANLENLTLTGTGDIFALGNSQDNVLIGNDGNNQLSGAGGLDTMIGGKGNDTYGLDQAGELALIQELANEGTDTLLLTYAATSQIVDMTISNLQNVENVTVLGSGAFAVLGNSLDNVLIGNADNNVLNGGAGADTLNGGAGNDTYVVDNVGDVVIENGTSATEIDQVYSYINYTLGNNVENLSLVGTDNINATGNALNNVLNGNSGNNILDGGAGADFMAGGAGNDTYIVDNAGDVVSETSTVAGEIDTVRSSVNFILGANLENLTLTGTGDIFALGNSQDNVLIGNDGNNQLSGAGGLDTMIGGKGNDTYGLDQAGELALIQELADEGTDTLLLTYAATAQTNVVDLNLSNLRNVENVTLLGSGNFTLTGNSLNNTLIGNADSNIIDGGAGADFMAGGAGNDTYIVDNAGDVVSETSTVAGEIDTVRSSVNFILGANLENLTLTGTGDIFALGNSQDNVLIGNDGNNQLSGAGGLDTMIGGKGNDTYGLDQAGELALIQELANEGTDTLLLTYAATSQIVDMTISNLQNVENVTVLGSGAFAVLGNSLDNVLIGNADNNVLNGGAGADTLNGGAGNDTYVVDNVGDVVIENGTSATEIDLVYSYINYTLGNNVENLSLVGTDNINATGNTLNNVLNGNSGNNILDGGAGADFMAGGAGNDTYIVDNAGDVVSETSTVAGEIDTVRSSVNFILSANLENLTLTGTGDVFALGNSQDNVLIGNDGNNQLSGAGGLDTMIGGKGNDTYGLDQAGELALIQELANEGNDTLLLTYAATSQIVDMTISNLQNVENVTVLGSGAFAVLGNSLDNVLIGNADNNVLNGGAGADTLNGGAGNDTYVVDNVGDVVIENGTSPTEIDLVYSYINYTLGNNVENLSLVGTDNINATGNALNNVLNGNSGNNLLNGGAGADTLTGGAGADTFVFGGVNEMGTGSNRDVITDFNSAQGDKIDLTKFDANLLTAGFNGFTFIGASDFTGAGQLRFVDHVLSGNVSGNAGADFEIQLVGVNSFSATDLVA from the coding sequence ATGCCTACGCCCAAGACTTACTCCATTTCGTTCCCCGCTACTCTGACCGGCAATGCCACTGTTGACAGCCTCATTTCCGGCACCTACTGGCTGGGATCCAACTGGGGTAAAGGTGGAACCAGTTTGAGCTATAGCTTCATGGCTCCTGGTACCTCGTACTTCGTCACCGACTACAGCCCCGACAATGAATACAACGCGCTGTACGAGCTCACCCCGGGTCAGAAGGCGGCGGTGAACTACTCACTGGGGACTTGGGCAGCCGTCACCAATCTCAACTTCAGCTTTACCACAGACACGCTGACCAACGTGGGCGACCTGCGTTTCGGCGGCTATCGGTTGATGGACAACAAGACCGCTGCCTGGGCTTATTTCCCTGCCAACACCCCGGCCGGTGGCGATGTCTGGATTGGCCCGCAAACGGGCGAAGCCACCCCGCTGAAGGGGTCTTATGATGTCATGACCTTCATCCATGAGATCGGTCACGCACTGGGTCTCAAGCATCCGTTCGACGCCAGCTCGACCAACAAGACACTGCTGGATCCTTCACTGGACGACGTTCACTTCACGGTGATGAGTTACAGCAGCAATTACTCGTACCAGCCGACGACACCGATGGTTCTCGACATCATCGCGATTCAGAGCCTGTATGGCGTCAACACGATGTGGCAGACCGGCGACAACGTCTACAAGTGGGCACCTGACCAGTCGATTTTTGAAACCATCTGGGATGCCGGCGGTAACGACACCATTGATGGCAGCAATCAACTTGCCTCCGTGAAAATCAACCTGAATGAAGGGGCCTACAGCCAGATCGGCAAGACCTTCACTGACCTGAACACTCAGGCTGCGATCAATGACGGCCTGGCGATTGCCTATGGCGCAAAAATCGAGAATGCCATCGGCTCGGCATTCGATGACGTCCTGATCGGCAACGCACTGAACAACACCCTTAACGGCATGGCAGGTGCAGACTCCATGACCGGGGGCGACGGTAATGACACCTACTACGTCGATAACGCCGGCGATACCGTGGTTGAGCTTGCAAACGCCGGCTCGGGTATCGATACCGTCATTTCTTCCCTCAGCTACACCTTGGGCAACAATGTCGAAAACCTTACGCTGGTGGGCACCGACAATCTGACAGCCACCGGCAATGCGCTGAACAACGTATTGAACGGCAACAGTGGCAACAACTTCATTGATGGTGGCGCCGGCGCGGACTTCATGGCCGGTGGCGCGGGCAACGACACCTACATCGTCGACAATGCCGGCGACGTGGTCAGCGAAACCAGTACCGTAGCCGGTGAAATCGACACCGTTCGCTCTTCGGTCAACTTCATCCTGGGCGCTAACCTCGAAAACCTCACCCTCACCGGCACTGGCGACATCTTTGCCTTGGGCAACTCGCAGGACAACGTGCTGATCGGCAACGACGGCAACAACCAGCTGTCCGGCGCCGGCGGCCTCGACACCATGATCGGCGGCAAGGGCAACGACACCTATGGCCTCGATCAGGCCGGTGAACTGGCCCTGATCCAGGAGCTGGCCAACGAAGGCACCGACACCCTGCTTCTGACCTATGCCGCCACCTCGCAGATTGTCGATATGACCATCAGCAACCTGCAGAACGTGGAAAACGTGACAGTGCTGGGCAGCGGTGCTTTCGCAGTACTCGGCAACAGCCTGGACAACGTGCTGATCGGTAATGCCGACAACAATGTTCTCAACGGCGGAGCGGGCGCAGACACCCTCAATGGCGGCGCAGGCAATGACACCTATGTAGTCGACAACGTCGGTGACGTGGTTATCGAAAACGGCACCTCGGCGACGGAAATCGATCAGGTTTACTCCTACATCAACTACACCCTGGGCAATAACGTCGAAAACCTTTCGCTGGTGGGTACTGACAATATCAACGCGACAGGCAACGCCCTGAACAACGTGTTGAACGGCAACAGCGGCAACAACATTCTCGACGGCGGAGCCGGCGCGGACTTCATGGCCGGTGGCGCCGGCAACGACACCTACATCGTCGACAATGCCGGCGACGTGGTCAGCGAAACCAGCACCGTAGCCGGTGAAATCGACACCGTTCGCTCTTCGGTCAACTTCATCCTGGGTGCCAACCTCGAAAACCTCACCCTCACCGGCACTGGCGACATCTTTGCCTTGGGCAACTCGCAGGACAACGTGCTGATCGGCAACGACGGCAATAACCAACTGTCCGGCGCCGGCGGCCTCGACACCATGATCGGCGGCAAAGGGAATGACACCTATGGCCTCGATCAGGCCGGTGAACTGGCTCTGATTCAGGAGCTGGCCGACGAAGGCACCGACACGCTGCTTCTGACCTATGCCGCCACGGCGCAGACCAACGTCGTCGACCTGAACCTCAGCAACCTGCGCAACGTCGAGAACGTCACGCTGCTGGGCAGCGGCAACTTCACGCTGACCGGTAACAGCCTGAACAACACCCTGATCGGCAACGCCGACAGCAACATTATCGACGGCGGTGCCGGCGCGGACTTCATGGCCGGTGGCGCGGGCAACGACACCTACATCGTCGACAATGCCGGCGACGTGGTCAGCGAAACCAGTACCGTAGCCGGTGAAATCGACACCGTTCGCTCTTCGGTCAACTTCATCCTGGGCGCTAACCTCGAAAACCTCACCCTCACCGGCACTGGCGACATCTTTGCCTTGGGCAACTCGCAGGACAACGTGCTGATCGGCAACGACGGCAACAACCAGCTGTCCGGCGCCGGTGGCCTCGACACCATGATCGGCGGCAAAGGTAACGACACCTATGGCCTCGATCAGGCCGGTGAACTGGCCCTGATCCAGGAGCTGGCCAACGAAGGCACCGACACCCTGCTTCTGACCTATGCCGCCACCTCGCAGATTGTCGATATGACCATCAGCAACCTGCAGAACGTGGAAAACGTGACAGTGCTGGGCAGCGGTGCTTTCGCAGTACTCGGCAACAGCCTGGACAACGTGCTGATCGGTAATGCCGACAACAATGTTCTCAACGGCGGAGCGGGCGCAGACACCCTCAATGGCGGCGCAGGCAATGACACCTATGTAGTCGACAACGTCGGTGACGTGGTTATCGAAAACGGCACCTCGGCGACGGAAATCGACCTGGTTTACTCCTACATCAACTACACCCTGGGCAATAACGTCGAAAACCTTTCGCTGGTGGGTACTGACAATATCAACGCGACAGGCAACACCCTGAACAACGTGTTGAACGGCAACAGCGGCAACAACATTCTCGACGGCGGTGCCGGCGCGGACTTCATGGCCGGCGGCGCCGGCAACGACACCTACATCGTCGACAATGCCGGCGACGTGGTCAGCGAAACCAGCACCGTAGCCGGTGAAATCGACACCGTTCGCTCTTCGGTCAACTTCATCCTGAGTGCCAACCTCGAAAACCTCACCCTCACCGGTACTGGCGACGTCTTTGCCTTGGGCAACTCCCAGGACAACGTACTGATCGGCAACGACGGCAATAACCAACTGTCCGGCGCCGGCGGCCTCGACACCATGATCGGCGGAAAAGGTAACGACACCTATGGCCTCGATCAGGCCGGTGAACTGGCCCTGATTCAGGAACTGGCCAACGAAGGTAACGACACCCTGCTTCTGACCTATGCCGCCACCTCGCAGATTGTCGATATGACCATCAGCAACCTGCAGAACGTGGAAAACGTGACAGTGCTGGGCAGCGGTGCTTTCGCCGTGCTCGGCAACAGCCTGGACAACGTGCTGATCGGTAATGCCGACAACAATGTTCTCAACGGCGGAGCGGGCGCAGACACCCTCAATGGCGGCGCAGGCAATGACACCTATGTAGTCGACAACGTCGGTGACGTGGTTATCGAAAACGGCACCTCGCCGACGGAAATCGACCTGGTTTACTCCTACATCAACTACACCCTGGGCAACAACGTCGAAAACCTTTCGCTGGTGGGTACTGACAATATCAACGCGACAGGCAACGCCCTGAACAACGTGTTGAACGGCAACAGCGGCAACAACCTTCTCAACGGCGGTGCCGGGGCGGATACGCTCACCGGTGGTGCAGGTGCGGACACGTTTGTCTTCGGTGGCGTCAACGAAATGGGTACCGGCAGCAACCGCGATGTCATTACCGACTTCAACAGTGCGCAAGGCGACAAGATCGACCTGACGAAGTTCGACGCCAACCTGCTGACCGCAGGCTTCAACGGCTTCACCTTCATCGGTGCGAGCGACTTCACCGGCGCCGGCCAACTGCGTTTCGTCGACCACGTGCTTTCGGGCAACGTCAGCGGCAACGCCGGTGCGGACTTCGAAATCCAGCTGGTGGGTGTAAACAGCTTCAGCGCCACCGATCTGGTGGCCTGA
- a CDS encoding YhcB family protein, protein MEHSLLVWLLPTLALVVGVAIGFLIARVAPNAAPSRTQRQLDDIQERFDSYQNEVVTHFNSTANLVKKLTQSYQEVQDHLAEGANRLALDEQTRQRLLASLHAEAAQAPRERLTPPRNQEPPRDYAPKTPNSPGMLDEHYGLKK, encoded by the coding sequence GTGGAACACTCGCTCTTAGTTTGGTTGTTACCGACTCTTGCCCTGGTTGTGGGTGTCGCCATTGGTTTCCTGATCGCACGCGTTGCGCCGAACGCCGCGCCCAGCCGCACACAGCGTCAACTGGACGACATTCAGGAACGCTTCGACAGTTATCAGAACGAAGTGGTGACCCACTTCAACAGCACCGCCAATCTGGTCAAGAAGCTGACCCAGAGCTATCAGGAAGTGCAGGATCACCTCGCCGAGGGCGCCAATCGCCTGGCCCTGGACGAACAGACCCGTCAACGTCTGCTCGCCTCTCTGCACGCAGAGGCTGCGCAGGCCCCACGCGAACGCCTGACGCCACCGCGCAATCAGGAGCCGCCGCGCGACTACGCGCCGAAGACTCCAAACTCGCCGGGCATGCTCGATGAGCATTACGGCCTGAAGAAGTAA
- a CDS encoding GlxA family transcriptional regulator gives MASLRYGKQLGHGLTPAFETRLVSPDGKPVNSFSDVVMPVDGGLENADVIILPAFWDDFDTLCQRYPQVLPWLREQHARGAVLCGEATGVFWLAEAGLLNGKEATTYWRFFNAFAERFPQVYLNQDKHLTDADNLYCAGGTTSACDLYIYLIERFCGANVAQAVARDILYEVQRSYSPGRIGFGGQKLHQDVIILQIQHWLEEHFADKFRFEDVAREHGMSIRNFMRRFQTATGDKPLHYLQRLRIETAKGLLSGSRKSIKTISYEVGYDDASFFARLFRQHTELSPNQYRQQFQQAA, from the coding sequence CTGGCCAGCCTGCGTTACGGCAAACAACTGGGCCACGGCCTGACTCCGGCGTTCGAAACCCGCCTGGTCAGCCCCGACGGCAAACCGGTGAACAGCTTCAGTGACGTGGTCATGCCGGTGGACGGCGGCCTGGAAAACGCCGACGTCATCATCCTTCCTGCGTTCTGGGATGACTTCGACACGCTGTGCCAACGTTATCCACAGGTGCTGCCGTGGCTGCGCGAACAACACGCCCGCGGCGCAGTACTCTGCGGCGAAGCCACCGGGGTGTTCTGGCTGGCCGAAGCCGGCCTGCTCAATGGCAAGGAAGCGACCACCTACTGGCGCTTCTTCAATGCCTTCGCCGAGCGTTTCCCGCAGGTCTATCTCAATCAGGACAAGCACCTGACCGACGCCGACAACCTGTACTGCGCCGGCGGCACCACCTCGGCCTGCGACCTTTACATCTATCTGATCGAACGCTTCTGCGGCGCCAATGTGGCGCAAGCTGTAGCCCGCGACATCCTCTACGAAGTGCAGCGCAGCTATTCGCCGGGCCGCATCGGTTTCGGCGGGCAGAAACTGCACCAGGACGTGATCATCTTGCAGATCCAGCACTGGCTCGAAGAGCATTTCGCCGACAAGTTCCGCTTCGAAGACGTGGCCCGCGAGCACGGCATGAGCATCCGCAACTTCATGCGCCGCTTCCAGACCGCCACCGGCGACAAGCCGCTGCACTACCTGCAACGGCTGCGCATCGAGACCGCCAAAGGCTTGCTCTCCGGCAGCCGCAAGAGCATCAAGACCATCAGCTACGAAGTCGGCTACGACGATGCGAGCTTCTTCGCACGCCTGTTCCGCCAGCACACCGAACTGTCGCCGAACCAGTATCGACAGCAGTTCCAGCAAGCTGCCTGA
- a CDS encoding tryptophan--tRNA ligase, which yields MTNRTRILTGITTTGTPHLGNYAGAIRPAILASRDSNADSFYFLADYHALIKCDDPLRIQRSRLEIAATWLAGGLDVDRVTFYRQSDIPEIPELTWLLTCVAAKGLLNRAHAYKASVDKNVETGEDPDAGITMGLYSYPVLMAADILMFNAHKVPVGRDQIQHVEMARDIGQRFNHLFGQGKEFFTMPEALIEESVATLPGLDGRKMSKSYDNTIPLFSSAKEMKDAISRIVTDSRAPGEAKDPDNSHLFTLFQAFSTPTQADEFRSELLGGLGWGEAKNRLFQLLDNELGESRERYHQLIERPADLEDILQHGAKKARAVATPFLNELREAVGLRSFVNQVQVAATTKKKAAKAARFVSFREDDGSFRFRLLAADGEQLLLSRNFADGKTAGQVTKQLQSGQALDVRSEDLSFSVWLEGECVGDSPAFADVAARDAAVEALRIALTPVQE from the coding sequence ATGACGAACCGTACCCGCATCCTCACTGGCATCACCACCACCGGCACCCCGCACCTGGGCAACTACGCCGGCGCCATCCGCCCGGCGATTCTCGCCAGCCGCGACAGCAATGCCGACTCGTTCTACTTCCTGGCCGACTATCACGCCCTGATCAAGTGCGATGACCCGCTGCGCATTCAGCGCTCGCGTCTGGAAATCGCCGCGACCTGGCTGGCCGGTGGCCTGGATGTGGATCGCGTGACCTTCTACCGCCAGTCCGACATCCCGGAAATCCCCGAGCTGACCTGGCTGCTGACCTGCGTCGCTGCCAAGGGCCTGCTGAACCGCGCCCACGCCTACAAGGCCTCGGTGGACAAGAACGTCGAGACCGGCGAAGACCCGGATGCCGGCATCACCATGGGCTTGTACAGCTATCCGGTGCTGATGGCAGCGGACATCCTGATGTTCAACGCACACAAGGTGCCGGTCGGTCGTGACCAGATCCAGCACGTGGAAATGGCCCGCGACATCGGCCAGCGTTTCAACCACCTGTTCGGCCAGGGCAAGGAGTTCTTCACCATGCCCGAAGCGTTGATCGAGGAAAGCGTTGCCACCTTGCCGGGCCTGGACGGTCGCAAGATGTCCAAGAGCTACGACAACACCATTCCACTGTTCTCCAGCGCCAAGGAAATGAAGGACGCGATCTCGCGCATCGTCACCGACTCCCGCGCGCCGGGCGAAGCGAAGGATCCTGACAATTCGCACCTGTTCACCCTGTTCCAGGCGTTCTCCACGCCGACGCAGGCCGACGAGTTCCGCAGCGAGCTGCTGGGCGGTCTGGGTTGGGGCGAGGCGAAGAACCGTCTGTTCCAGCTGCTGGACAACGAGTTGGGCGAGTCCCGCGAGCGTTATCACCAGTTGATCGAACGTCCGGCGGATCTGGAAGACATCCTGCAACACGGCGCCAAGAAGGCCCGTGCGGTAGCGACGCCGTTCCTCAACGAACTGCGCGAGGCGGTCGGCCTGCGCTCCTTCGTCAATCAGGTTCAGGTGGCCGCAACCACCAAGAAGAAGGCTGCGAAAGCCGCACGTTTCGTCAGCTTCCGTGAAGACGACGGCAGCTTCCGTTTCCGTCTGCTGGCCGCCGATGGCGAGCAATTGCTGCTCTCGCGCAACTTCGCCGACGGCAAGACCGCGGGCCAGGTGACCAAGCAGCTGCAATCGGGTCAGGCGCTGGATGTGCGCAGCGAAGACCTGAGCTTCAGCGTCTGGCTGGAAGGCGAGTGCGTCGGCGACAGCCCGGCGTTCGCCGACGTGGCTGCGCGGGATGCGGCCGTCGAAGCTTTGCGGATCGCTCTGACACCGGTTCAGGAATAA
- a CDS encoding alpha/beta hydrolase, with protein MRETPVVIDGPVGQLESLYLDNEQPRGIALICHPNPVQGGTMLNKVVSTLQRTARDAGLITLRFNYRGVGASEGSHDMGSGEVDDAQAAAAWLLEKHPDLPLTLFGFSFGGFVAASLDGRLEAQGVQLKHLFMVAPAVMRLGDQDQLPQQGELTVIQPETDEVIDPQLVYDWSDKLQRPHELLKVAECGHFFHGKLTDLKDLILPRLSN; from the coding sequence ATGCGTGAAACCCCTGTAGTGATTGATGGCCCGGTGGGTCAACTTGAAAGTCTGTACCTGGATAACGAGCAGCCGCGCGGCATCGCGCTGATCTGCCATCCCAACCCGGTGCAGGGCGGCACCATGCTCAACAAGGTCGTCTCGACCCTGCAGCGCACCGCGCGTGACGCGGGTCTGATCACCTTGCGCTTCAACTATCGTGGCGTCGGTGCCAGCGAAGGTTCCCATGACATGGGCAGCGGTGAAGTCGATGACGCCCAGGCAGCCGCTGCCTGGCTGCTGGAAAAACACCCGGATCTGCCGTTGACCCTGTTTGGTTTCTCCTTCGGCGGATTTGTTGCAGCAAGTCTCGACGGCCGACTCGAAGCCCAGGGCGTACAGCTCAAGCACCTGTTCATGGTTGCACCGGCGGTGATGCGCCTGGGCGATCAGGATCAGTTGCCGCAGCAGGGCGAACTCACGGTGATCCAGCCGGAAACCGACGAAGTGATCGATCCGCAGCTGGTCTACGACTGGTCTGACAAACTCCAGCGCCCCCATGAGCTGCTGAAAGTGGCAGAATGCGGACACTTTTTTCATGGCAAGCTGACCGATCTCAAGGATCTGATCCTGCCGCGTCTCTCGAATTGA
- a CDS encoding OmpA family protein, with amino-acid sequence MFTTRRLIIVATAVAVLSGCASPNPYDNQGQADGGSQGMSKTAKYGGLGALAGALAGAAIDHNNRGKGALIGAAVVGASAAGYGYYADQQEKKLRASMANTGVEVQRQGDQIKLIMPGNITFATDSANIAPSFYQPLNNLAGSLKEFSQNQIEIVGYTDSTGSRQHNMDLSQRRAQSVATYLTSQGVSGANLSARGAGPDNPIASNGDVNGRAQNRRVEVNLKAIPGQQYGGQQQQQPGTVQQYP; translated from the coding sequence ATGTTCACCACGCGTCGTTTGATTATTGTCGCTACTGCCGTCGCCGTGCTGTCCGGCTGCGCCTCGCCCAACCCGTATGACAATCAGGGCCAGGCCGACGGCGGCTCCCAGGGCATGAGCAAAACCGCCAAATACGGTGGCCTCGGCGCACTGGCCGGCGCGTTGGCCGGTGCTGCCATCGACCACAACAACCGCGGCAAGGGCGCCTTGATCGGTGCCGCCGTCGTCGGTGCTTCGGCAGCCGGTTACGGTTACTACGCCGACCAGCAAGAGAAGAAGCTGCGCGCCAGCATGGCCAACACCGGTGTCGAGGTGCAGCGTCAGGGCGATCAGATCAAGCTGATCATGCCGGGCAACATCACCTTCGCCACCGATTCGGCGAACATCGCTCCAAGCTTCTACCAGCCGCTGAACAACCTGGCCGGCTCGCTCAAGGAGTTCAGCCAGAACCAGATCGAGATCGTCGGATACACCGACAGCACGGGCAGCCGCCAGCACAATATGGACCTGTCCCAGCGTCGTGCGCAGAGCGTGGCGACCTACCTGACTTCGCAAGGTGTCAGCGGTGCCAACCTGTCGGCCCGCGGTGCCGGCCCGGATAATCCGATTGCCAGCAACGGTGACGTCAACGGTCGGGCGCAGAACCGTCGCGTTGAAGTCAACCTGAAGGCGATTCCGGGCCAGCAGTACGGTGGTCAGCAGCAACAGCAGCCGGGTACGGTTCAGCAGTATCCGTAA
- the zapE gene encoding cell division protein ZapE, whose product MTPLERYQADLKRPDFFHDAAQETAVRHLQRLYDDLIAAEQNKPGLLGKLFGKKDQTPVKGLYFWGGVGRGKTYLVDTFFEALPFKEKTRTHFHRFMKRVHEEMKTLGGEKNPLTIIAKRFATESRVICFDEFFVSDITDAMILGTLMEELFKNGVTLVATSNIVPDGLYKDGLQRARFLPAIALIKQNTEIVNVDSGVDYRLRHLEQAELFHFPLDEAAHESLRKSFRALTPECTAAVENDVLIIENREIRALRTCDDVAWFDFRELCDGPRSQNDYIELGKIFHAVLLSGVEQMSVATDDIARRFINMVDEFYDRNVKLIISAEVELKDLYTGGRLTFEFQRTLSRLLEMQSHEFLSRAHKP is encoded by the coding sequence ATGACGCCCCTAGAACGATATCAAGCTGATCTGAAACGCCCGGACTTCTTCCATGACGCGGCGCAGGAAACTGCCGTGCGTCACTTGCAACGCCTGTACGACGATCTGATCGCGGCCGAGCAGAACAAGCCGGGTTTGCTGGGCAAGCTGTTTGGCAAAAAGGATCAGACCCCGGTCAAGGGCCTGTACTTCTGGGGCGGCGTGGGTCGCGGCAAGACTTACCTGGTGGACACCTTCTTCGAAGCGCTGCCATTCAAGGAAAAGACCCGTACCCACTTCCACCGCTTCATGAAGCGCGTGCACGAAGAGATGAAGACCCTCGGCGGCGAGAAAAACCCGCTGACCATCATCGCCAAGCGTTTCGCCACTGAATCGCGGGTCATCTGCTTCGATGAATTCTTCGTTTCCGACATCACCGACGCCATGATCCTCGGCACGCTGATGGAAGAGCTGTTCAAGAACGGCGTGACCCTGGTCGCCACGTCGAACATCGTGCCGGACGGCTTGTACAAGGACGGCCTGCAACGCGCGCGCTTCCTGCCGGCCATCGCGCTGATCAAGCAGAACACCGAGATCGTCAACGTCGACAGCGGCGTCGACTACCGTCTGCGCCACCTCGAACAAGCGGAGCTGTTCCACTTCCCGCTCGACGAAGCCGCTCACGAAAGCCTGCGCAAGAGCTTCCGTGCGCTGACGCCGGAATGCACGGCTGCCGTGGAAAACGATGTGCTGATCATCGAAAACCGCGAAATCCGCGCGCTGCGCACCTGCGATGACGTGGCCTGGTTCGACTTCCGCGAACTGTGCGACGGCCCGCGTAGCCAGAACGACTACATCGAGCTGGGCAAGATTTTCCACGCCGTGTTGCTCAGTGGCGTGGAGCAGATGAGCGTTGCTACCGACGACATCGCCCGACGTTTCATCAACATGGTCGACGAGTTCTACGACCGTAACGTCAAGCTGATCATTTCTGCTGAAGTCGAGTTGAAAGACCTGTACACCGGCGGGCGTCTGACGTTCGAATTCCAGCGGACCCTCAGCCGTCTGCTGGAAATGCAATCCCACGAATTCCTGTCCCGGGCACACAAGCCTTAA